A genome region from Hevea brasiliensis isolate MT/VB/25A 57/8 chromosome 9, ASM3005281v1, whole genome shotgun sequence includes the following:
- the LOC110657836 gene encoding uncharacterized protein LOC110657836 isoform X1 — protein sequence MREMESTEEDKQLLRKIAKILDEVKASNATHIRKLKEISTLRSKSPSSLQFAALFFKTLIPLFQIQRRTTSTERVVRFVSVFTSARDSNNSSARDEFLGEFLKFLLVAAMSANKTARFRACQIISDIIMRLPDDAEVSDDLWDEIIESMKVRMGDKVPVIRTFAVRALSRFANDTENSDILDLFLSALPLEQNAEVRKTIVLALPPSNATSLAIVNCTLDVSESVRKAAYCILADKFPLQSLSIKLRTVILQRGLADRSVAVSKECLKLMRDEWLSKCCNDDPVGLLKYLDVETYESVGESVMVALLQDGLVKLHDGQSIRQCISSTISEIEADYNGSIHLMEPEFALYWKTLCKHLQKEAQEKGSDAATTMGTEAALYAAEASDKNDLLERILPATVSDYIVLVKAHIDAGANYHFASRQLLLLGAMLDYSDSTSRKVASSFVQELLHKPLDHEVDDEGNQVVIGDGINLGGDKEWANAVSSLARKVHAATGEFEEVVVGVIEELARPCRERTADFMQWMHCLAVTGLLLENSKSLHRLQGKAIEPSELLQSLLLPGAKHVHLDVQRVAIRCLGLFGLLEKKPSGELVKQLKISFARGLAPISTMACKALIDLAMWHGPQEIDQALGQENVSGFQDSKKAFNAVNISDADENLNIELLDLLYAGLGRNDWVKSVEFDETETVQAILGEGFAKILLLSEKYPSIPTSLHPQILAKLIILYFSNETKDLQRLKQCLSVFFEHYPSLSVNHKKCLSKAFVPVMRSMWPGIYGNAGGAASLVSNMRKRAVQASRFMLQMMQAPLFAKQTKIEDENGSTELPETIDSTLQPSFDCGEEGLAICIAAEVASFAIKKTPAEKSYISALSRILVLLRFRLSEQEAIKLMRRLLNRVAESISAEKDLVKELKQMVERLKSLDKQPDEELSQDQANQILGKLELDFNLDVDSCDAVPQTPAPLQSSKRTRTRRRAMCDEQTSSDEETSSTTVVQTFNGTSVRSQRASKTAALSKMTGGRVRIDENDDEEEGSEVISEEDSDDSDQYTE from the exons ATGAGAGAAATGGAGTCTACGGAGGAAGACAAGCAACTATTGCGAAAAATCGCCAAAATCCTCGACGAAGTCAAGGCCTCAAACGCCACACACATCCGAAAGCTTAAAGAGATCTCCACTCTCCGTTCAAAATCTCCGTCTTCTCTCCAATTTGCTGCTCTCTTCTTCAAAACCCTGATCCCTCTTTTCCAAATCCAGCGCCGCACCACCTCTACAGAACGCGTCGTGCGCTTCGTCTCAGTCTTCACCAGCGCTCGTGACTCCAACAACTCCTCCGCTCGCGATGAGTTTCTTGGGGAGTTTTTGAAGTTTCTACTAGTTGCTGCCATGTCTGCCAACAAGACCGCTAGATTTAGAGCTTGTCAGATTATCTCTGAC ATCATAATGCGTTTGCCGGATGACGCAGAAGTAAGCGATGATCTATGGGATGAGATAATAGAGAGCATGAAAGTACGGATGGGGGACAAGGTTCCTGTTATTCGTACTTTTGCAGTTAGAGCACTGTCCCGATTTGCAAACGATACAGAGAACAGTGACATCCTTGATTTATTTCTCAGTGCTCTTCCGTTAGAGCAGAATGCC GAGGTTCGTAAAACAATTGTATTAGCTTTGCCACCTTCAAATGCAACCTCACTAGCTATTGTCAATTGCACTCTGGATGTGAGTGAGTCAGTTCGCAAAGCTGCATACTGCATTCTAGCTGATAAATTTCCCCTTCAAAGTCTCAG CATAAAACTCAGGACAGTAATTCTTCAGAGAGGCCTGGCAGATCGTTCTGTAGCTGTTTCAAAAGAATGTTTAAAGTTAATGAGAGATGAGTGGCTTTCCAAGTGCTGCAACGATGACCCTGTAGGACTTCTCAAGTACCTTGATGTTGAAACCTATGAATCTGTTGGGGAATCTGTTATGGTTGCCTTGTTACAAGATGGATTAGTGAAGTTACATGACGGTCAAAGTATTCGTCAGTGTATATCATCCACAATTAGTGAAATTGAAG CAGACTACAATGGAAGCATCCATCTAATGGAGCCGGAATTTGCACTTTATTGGAAGACTTTGTGCAAGCACTTGCAGAAAGAAGCACAA GAAAAAGGCTCTGACGCTGCCACTACAATGGGCACCGAGGCTGCATTATATGCAGCCGAGGCTTCAGATAAAAATGACCTTCTAGAAAGGATACTTCCTGCAACAGTTTCTGATTACATAGTTTTGGTCAAAGCTCATATAGATGCTG GAGCAAATTATCATTTTGCATCTCGGCAGTTATTATTGCTTGGTGCAATGCTTGATTATTCTGATTCTACAAGCAGGAAAGTTGCTAGTTCATTTGTGCAGGAATTATTGCACAAGCCACTTGATCATGAGGTGGATGATGAAGGAAACCAGGTTGTCATAGGTGATGGCATAAACCTTGGTGGTGACAAAGAGTGGGCTAATGCAGTATCTAGTTTAGCTAGGAAAGTGCACGCTGCTActggtgaatttgaagaagtagtTGTTGGGGTGATTGAAGAGCTGGCTCGTCCTTGCAGGGAGAGAACAGCAGATTTCATGCAATGGATGCACTGCCTGGCTGTTACTGGTCTTCTCTTGGAAAACTCAAAATCATTGCACCGGCTTCAAGGGAAAGCTATTGAACCTTCTGAACTGCTGCAATCTTTATTGCTTCCTGGG GCAAAACATGTTCACTTGGATGTGCAGAGGGTTGCCATCAGGTGTCTTGGCCTGTTTGGCTTGTTAGAGAAGAAGCCAAGTGGAGAATTAGTGAAGCAGCTGAAGATTTCTTTTGCTAGGGGTCTTGCTCCAATTAGTACAATGGCATGTAAGGCATTAATTGATCTTGCCATGTGGCATGGCCCCCAAGAAATTGACCAGGCACTGGGGCAGGAGAATGTATCTGGATTTCAGGATAGCAAGAAGGCATTTAATGCTGTAAACATTTCTGATGCCGATGagaatttaaatattgaattgcTTGATCTGTTATATGCTGGTCTTGGCAGAAATGATTGGGTAAAATCTGTAGAATTTGATGAAACTGAGACAGTGCAAGCCATTCTTGGTGAGGGTTTTGCTAAAATTCTTCTTCTTAGTGAGAAGTATCCAAGCATACCAACCTCTTTACATCCTCAAATCTTAGCCAAGCTCATTATTTTGTATTTCAGCAATGAAACAAAAGACCTGCAGAG GTTAAAGCAGTGTTTGTCTGTGTTCTTTGAGCATTATCCTTCCCTCTCAGTTAATCATAAG AAATGTTTGTCCAAGGCTTTTGTTCCAGTCATGCGTTCAATGTGGCCAGGCATCTATGGAAATGCTGGAGGTGCTGCCTCTTTGGTCTCAAATATGCGTAAGCGGGCAGTCCAAGCATCACGATTTATGCTGCAAATGATGCAGGCCCCCTTGTTTGCTAAACAAACTAAAATTGAGGATGAAAATGGCAGTACAGAATTACCAGAAACTATAGACAGCACTTTGCAACCTTCATTTGATTGTGGAGAGGAGGGACTTGCAATATGCATAGCTGCTGAG GTGGCAAGCTTTGCTATTAAGAAGACACCTGCTGAGAAGTCATACATCTCAGCATTAAGCAGGATACTCGTCTTGCTTCGTTTTCGTTTATCAGAACAAGAAGCAATAAAATTAATGAGAAGGCTTTTGAATCGTGTGGCTGAATCCATATCAGCAGAGAAAGATCTTGTAAAGGAATTGAAGCAGATGGTTGAACGCCTCAAGTCATTAGATAAACAACCAGATGAGGAATTGTCGCAAGATCAAGCTAATCAGATTTTGG GGAAGTTGGAATTGGACTTTAACTTGGATGTTGATAGCTGTGATGCTGTGCCACAAACACCAGCCCCACTACAATCATCTAAACGAACCCGCACCAGAAGACGAGCAATGTGTGACGAACAGACTTCTTCTGATGAAGAAACTTCATCGACCACTGTTGTTCAAACCTTTAATGGCACTTCAGTTCGGTCACAGAGGGCAAGCAAGACTGCAGCCCTAAGCAAGATGACTGGTGGCAGAGTTAGGAtagatgaaaatgatgatgaagaaGAAGGTTCAGAGGTAATATCAGAGGAGGATTCTGATGACTCTGACCAATATACTGAATGA
- the LOC110657836 gene encoding uncharacterized protein LOC110657836 isoform X2 produces the protein MREMESTEEDKQLLRKIAKILDEVKASNATHIRKLKEISTLRSKSPSSLQFAALFFKTLIPLFQIQRRTTSTERVVRFVSVFTSARDSNNSSARDEFLGEFLKFLLVAAMSANKTARFRACQIISDIIMRLPDDAEVSDDLWDEIIESMKVRMGDKVPVIRTFAVRALSRFANDTENSDILDLFLSALPLEQNAEVRKTIVLALPPSNATSLAIVNCTLDVSESVRKAAYCILADKFPLQSLSIKLRTVILQRGLADRSVAVSKECLKLMRDEWLSKCCNDDPVGLLKYLDVETYESVGESVMVALLQDGLVKLHDGQSIRQCISSTISEIEDYNGSIHLMEPEFALYWKTLCKHLQKEAQEKGSDAATTMGTEAALYAAEASDKNDLLERILPATVSDYIVLVKAHIDAGANYHFASRQLLLLGAMLDYSDSTSRKVASSFVQELLHKPLDHEVDDEGNQVVIGDGINLGGDKEWANAVSSLARKVHAATGEFEEVVVGVIEELARPCRERTADFMQWMHCLAVTGLLLENSKSLHRLQGKAIEPSELLQSLLLPGAKHVHLDVQRVAIRCLGLFGLLEKKPSGELVKQLKISFARGLAPISTMACKALIDLAMWHGPQEIDQALGQENVSGFQDSKKAFNAVNISDADENLNIELLDLLYAGLGRNDWVKSVEFDETETVQAILGEGFAKILLLSEKYPSIPTSLHPQILAKLIILYFSNETKDLQRLKQCLSVFFEHYPSLSVNHKKCLSKAFVPVMRSMWPGIYGNAGGAASLVSNMRKRAVQASRFMLQMMQAPLFAKQTKIEDENGSTELPETIDSTLQPSFDCGEEGLAICIAAEVASFAIKKTPAEKSYISALSRILVLLRFRLSEQEAIKLMRRLLNRVAESISAEKDLVKELKQMVERLKSLDKQPDEELSQDQANQILGKLELDFNLDVDSCDAVPQTPAPLQSSKRTRTRRRAMCDEQTSSDEETSSTTVVQTFNGTSVRSQRASKTAALSKMTGGRVRIDENDDEEEGSEVISEEDSDDSDQYTE, from the exons ATGAGAGAAATGGAGTCTACGGAGGAAGACAAGCAACTATTGCGAAAAATCGCCAAAATCCTCGACGAAGTCAAGGCCTCAAACGCCACACACATCCGAAAGCTTAAAGAGATCTCCACTCTCCGTTCAAAATCTCCGTCTTCTCTCCAATTTGCTGCTCTCTTCTTCAAAACCCTGATCCCTCTTTTCCAAATCCAGCGCCGCACCACCTCTACAGAACGCGTCGTGCGCTTCGTCTCAGTCTTCACCAGCGCTCGTGACTCCAACAACTCCTCCGCTCGCGATGAGTTTCTTGGGGAGTTTTTGAAGTTTCTACTAGTTGCTGCCATGTCTGCCAACAAGACCGCTAGATTTAGAGCTTGTCAGATTATCTCTGAC ATCATAATGCGTTTGCCGGATGACGCAGAAGTAAGCGATGATCTATGGGATGAGATAATAGAGAGCATGAAAGTACGGATGGGGGACAAGGTTCCTGTTATTCGTACTTTTGCAGTTAGAGCACTGTCCCGATTTGCAAACGATACAGAGAACAGTGACATCCTTGATTTATTTCTCAGTGCTCTTCCGTTAGAGCAGAATGCC GAGGTTCGTAAAACAATTGTATTAGCTTTGCCACCTTCAAATGCAACCTCACTAGCTATTGTCAATTGCACTCTGGATGTGAGTGAGTCAGTTCGCAAAGCTGCATACTGCATTCTAGCTGATAAATTTCCCCTTCAAAGTCTCAG CATAAAACTCAGGACAGTAATTCTTCAGAGAGGCCTGGCAGATCGTTCTGTAGCTGTTTCAAAAGAATGTTTAAAGTTAATGAGAGATGAGTGGCTTTCCAAGTGCTGCAACGATGACCCTGTAGGACTTCTCAAGTACCTTGATGTTGAAACCTATGAATCTGTTGGGGAATCTGTTATGGTTGCCTTGTTACAAGATGGATTAGTGAAGTTACATGACGGTCAAAGTATTCGTCAGTGTATATCATCCACAATTAGTGAAATTGAAG ACTACAATGGAAGCATCCATCTAATGGAGCCGGAATTTGCACTTTATTGGAAGACTTTGTGCAAGCACTTGCAGAAAGAAGCACAA GAAAAAGGCTCTGACGCTGCCACTACAATGGGCACCGAGGCTGCATTATATGCAGCCGAGGCTTCAGATAAAAATGACCTTCTAGAAAGGATACTTCCTGCAACAGTTTCTGATTACATAGTTTTGGTCAAAGCTCATATAGATGCTG GAGCAAATTATCATTTTGCATCTCGGCAGTTATTATTGCTTGGTGCAATGCTTGATTATTCTGATTCTACAAGCAGGAAAGTTGCTAGTTCATTTGTGCAGGAATTATTGCACAAGCCACTTGATCATGAGGTGGATGATGAAGGAAACCAGGTTGTCATAGGTGATGGCATAAACCTTGGTGGTGACAAAGAGTGGGCTAATGCAGTATCTAGTTTAGCTAGGAAAGTGCACGCTGCTActggtgaatttgaagaagtagtTGTTGGGGTGATTGAAGAGCTGGCTCGTCCTTGCAGGGAGAGAACAGCAGATTTCATGCAATGGATGCACTGCCTGGCTGTTACTGGTCTTCTCTTGGAAAACTCAAAATCATTGCACCGGCTTCAAGGGAAAGCTATTGAACCTTCTGAACTGCTGCAATCTTTATTGCTTCCTGGG GCAAAACATGTTCACTTGGATGTGCAGAGGGTTGCCATCAGGTGTCTTGGCCTGTTTGGCTTGTTAGAGAAGAAGCCAAGTGGAGAATTAGTGAAGCAGCTGAAGATTTCTTTTGCTAGGGGTCTTGCTCCAATTAGTACAATGGCATGTAAGGCATTAATTGATCTTGCCATGTGGCATGGCCCCCAAGAAATTGACCAGGCACTGGGGCAGGAGAATGTATCTGGATTTCAGGATAGCAAGAAGGCATTTAATGCTGTAAACATTTCTGATGCCGATGagaatttaaatattgaattgcTTGATCTGTTATATGCTGGTCTTGGCAGAAATGATTGGGTAAAATCTGTAGAATTTGATGAAACTGAGACAGTGCAAGCCATTCTTGGTGAGGGTTTTGCTAAAATTCTTCTTCTTAGTGAGAAGTATCCAAGCATACCAACCTCTTTACATCCTCAAATCTTAGCCAAGCTCATTATTTTGTATTTCAGCAATGAAACAAAAGACCTGCAGAG GTTAAAGCAGTGTTTGTCTGTGTTCTTTGAGCATTATCCTTCCCTCTCAGTTAATCATAAG AAATGTTTGTCCAAGGCTTTTGTTCCAGTCATGCGTTCAATGTGGCCAGGCATCTATGGAAATGCTGGAGGTGCTGCCTCTTTGGTCTCAAATATGCGTAAGCGGGCAGTCCAAGCATCACGATTTATGCTGCAAATGATGCAGGCCCCCTTGTTTGCTAAACAAACTAAAATTGAGGATGAAAATGGCAGTACAGAATTACCAGAAACTATAGACAGCACTTTGCAACCTTCATTTGATTGTGGAGAGGAGGGACTTGCAATATGCATAGCTGCTGAG GTGGCAAGCTTTGCTATTAAGAAGACACCTGCTGAGAAGTCATACATCTCAGCATTAAGCAGGATACTCGTCTTGCTTCGTTTTCGTTTATCAGAACAAGAAGCAATAAAATTAATGAGAAGGCTTTTGAATCGTGTGGCTGAATCCATATCAGCAGAGAAAGATCTTGTAAAGGAATTGAAGCAGATGGTTGAACGCCTCAAGTCATTAGATAAACAACCAGATGAGGAATTGTCGCAAGATCAAGCTAATCAGATTTTGG GGAAGTTGGAATTGGACTTTAACTTGGATGTTGATAGCTGTGATGCTGTGCCACAAACACCAGCCCCACTACAATCATCTAAACGAACCCGCACCAGAAGACGAGCAATGTGTGACGAACAGACTTCTTCTGATGAAGAAACTTCATCGACCACTGTTGTTCAAACCTTTAATGGCACTTCAGTTCGGTCACAGAGGGCAAGCAAGACTGCAGCCCTAAGCAAGATGACTGGTGGCAGAGTTAGGAtagatgaaaatgatgatgaagaaGAAGGTTCAGAGGTAATATCAGAGGAGGATTCTGATGACTCTGACCAATATACTGAATGA